The window CTTGTCTATGGGGCAGGCGATGTTGCGCGCCCAGGGGATATGTTCGTCGTTGGCGAATTCAGGACGCTCGTCCCAGACGGTGACGCGGAAGCCGGCGAAAGCGCCGAGCTCCGCGACGGCGCGCCCGACGTGGCCGCCGCCGAAGATGACGAGTTCGTCGCAGCGGCCGATCGTCTCCATGTAAACGTCCGCGCTGCCGCCGCAGGCCATGCCGTCGCGCTCCGTCAGACTTTTATGCCAGGTGCGCGACGCTTCGCCGCTGTTCATCAGCTGCAGCGCCTCCTGTATCGCCTCATATTCGATGAGGCCGCCGCCGATCGTTCCCGCGATGCTGCCGTCCGGGCGCACCCACATCGAGGCTCCGCGGCTGCGCGGCGTAGAGCCGCTCTCGCTCGTCACGGTGCAGAGCACGCCGAACTTCCCCGCCTGTACCTCTTCGTTGATCTTATTCAAAAGTTCGATATTCATATTTCATCTCCTCTTGTCTTTTAACATGTTTTTTTATCACGTAATAGTAAATTTGAGGATTAGATGTGCTAGGCGCTAAATGACTTGGCATCAGCCGCCCGGAGCCGTATTCATATACGGTGAGGACCGGATGATGCCAGGTCATGACGCGAATGGCGCATATAATCCTCAAATTTTAGGAGCCGGCGGCGAAAGAACAGGCCGGATAATGACACGTCGGGCAGTGTTCGCAGAGGCCGCCCACGCCCCACCGGCGCACCAGGTCTCCCGGCTCAATACCGGCGAAGACGAACGGCAGCAGCTTGTCGAGCGCGGTCCTCTCGTCGAAGGCGACGCAGGCGGGAGCGCCGATGACCGCCACATCGCGGCCGTCCTCCGGCGAGGCGGCCCAGCCGAGCATCAGCATCGCCCCCGGCAGCGCCGGCGTCCCCTGGAAGGATATCTTGCGGCAGCGGCTGCGGATGGCGCCCGGCGTCTTGTCGTCGGCGTCGACGCTCATACCGCCGGTACAGATGACGACGTCCGCTCCCTCATTGAGGAAGGCGGCGATCGCCTCGCTGATCTGCTCGAGGGAGTCGGTGCAGAATCGCTGACCCATCAGCGAGCCGTTGAGGCGCGATAGTTTTTCCAGCAACTTAGGACGGAAGGCGTCCTCTACTTTTTTGTCGACGATCTCTTTGCCAGTCGTTATCAGTCCGACCTTCAGCGGCATGAAGGGCAGAATCGTAAATGGTTTGCTGCCGCGCACCGCCGCGACGGCGCGTTCCACGCGGTAGTCTTCCATGACGAGCGGACGGATGCGAAAGCCGGCGACCACCTGCCCGGCGAGCACCGGGCGGTGCGGCGCAAGGGCTGAGAGGACCCAGTCCGGGTCCTGATTGACGCGGTTCACCGTCTCCGCGAGATACCAGAGAATGCCGGAACTTTCCGCGACGAGGTTGCAGCGTCCCTCGGATGGCTCCGTCAGGCGCAGGTTGTCGCCGCAAAGGACCTCGCCGAGCTGGCGCGCGGCGTCGTCCTCATGCACGTCGCCGGGCGACATCTCCATTATTGAGAGATTTTCGCGTCCCATGGCGCGCAGAGTTTCAAGGTCGGCCTCGGTTATCACCTGTCCCTTTTTGAAGCGGGCGGATTTTTTGTGGTTTTTAGCGTCGATCTGTGTTAGGTCGTGGGCCAGCGGCAGTCCGATGGCCTCCTCCAGCGGGATTGTGGTTATCTTCATTTATTTTCTTCCTTTTCTTCCGATTTTTGAACGGCGCAGTCCGGACAGGTGCCGTATACGACAAGCTGTTTTCCCTCTACCTGCATCCCCTCGGGGACGGTCACGCGCGGCATCTTCTGGTCCGGAAGGCAGAACATCTTGCCGCATGATAGACAGAGAAAGTGGGGATGGTCTCCGGGGCAGCCGTCCAGGTCCTGTTCGTGGGCGCAGAAGCGCCACACACCGTCAATGCCCTGCACCTGGTGAACGATACCGGAGTTTTTCAACGTATCGAGCGTGCGATAGAGCGTGACGCGGTCGAGGTGGTCGTCGATCATTGAAAGTATTTCGCTGTGCGACATGGGAGAGCCATGTCTGAAAAGCAGCTCAAGTATCACTCTGCGCTGACGCGTAGTACGCAGTCCGGCGCCGCTCAAGATTTTTTCGATATCCAAAATAATCCCCCCATCAGCAATCTGTTTGCAATTATATTGCAAACAGGTTGAGGTTACAACGTTCTGTTTTGTCTATGCCAGTTTGACTTTTTTGACGGCCTCAAGAAGAAGCGCCTTCCAGAGAGCCCCCTCCGTCTCACAGGCAAAACGTGTGCCGATGATCGAGAGTGCGGCAAGTAAGTTGTTACCTTCATCCAAAATTGCGCATGATACAGAACCGGCCCCAGGATTTATTTCTTCAATGCTGGAGCAGCACCTGGTTCTGCGTATCTCGAATAAGGATTTGCTAAGTTCTTCAGGAGATGTGATGGTGAATGGAGTATATCTTTTTAAAGGAGACGACATGACGCTGACACGTACAGCTTCTGGCGCATAGGCAAGAAGGACCCTTGAGCTGCTTCCGGCATGCAACGGAGATTCTCCGCCTATCCTGGTTGCAATGTGTATCGAATTTTTAGAGTCTATTTTTTGTATACATACAGATTTTATACCCTCAAGAAAATGAAGCATTGTGCTCTGATTGCAGGCAATGGAAAGTTGTTTCATAATCGGGGTGAACTGTCGTACGAGTTCTGCTTTTAGTATTTCTTCTCTTGTAAATGGTAGCAATTTCATGCCGTAGCGGTATGTTTTTTTTGTTTTTGAAAATAACAGCCACTCTCGTTTTGTAAGTTTTTCCAGTATAGGTTTAATTTGAGCCTCAGACGCTTCGCACTGCACAACAGTTTCTGAAAGCGAAAGCTCTAGTCTGTATCGGAAAAAAAGTTCGAAGACTTTAGCCATACATTTTATATTTGAAATCGTTGCCGCGCTCATTACCTATCTCCTTAAACCTTAGAAGTTTACTGTGTTTGTTGTTAATTATATCCTAGGGAACCGCTGATTAAAAGGTGCGGAGCACCAATAAAAAGGCTAAAATATTGGCAAGTCACCAAATAATGCATGTAAGAGGCGTGGACTTATGACAAGGCAGACGGCTTTTGCGATTTTGAATATCAAAGCAGGAAACGTATATCAAAGCGCGAGGAATTCTTAAATATGATGGATAAGATCATACCTTGGCAGGGCTAGGTAGAAATAATCAAATCTTTTTGCTTCGCAGGGCATCCATCTGCTCCAGAAGGCGTTCGTCGCCTACGGCGCGATACAGTGCGGCTACTGTACGCCTGGTATGCTTCTCTCCTCGAAGACGCTGCTCGACCGCAATCCACACCCGACTATGGACGAACGGAGAAGGCCTTCTCAGGGAACCTCTGCCGCGGCACGGGGTATGATAAAATATTTAAAGCTGTAATGAGCGTGGCCGACGGCGAGGTTCTTGACGATCCTGAGACGGCGTCTGGATATAGGACGACCTGTCGCCTTGCGGCTGTGAGCACAAATAAAAGCTGTCCGGTGATTCTCCACGTCTGTTGCGGAGAGCGGCCAGGCGGGGAGGATGACCGATGCGAAAATTTTTTGATTCCATAGATACGATATTGACGATCTTGGAAGCGCTTGAAAATTTGGAAGAGGCGCACAGCGTAAGAAAGATAGAGGAGCTTACCGGGGTACCGAAGAGCACGGTTCACCGCATATTGCAGGAGCTGACCGCTATCGGCTGGGCCTATCAGGACGAAGAGGACAAAAATTATTATATCGGATTGAAATTCCTCTCGCTGGCCAACGAATGGCGTGTGAATCTAGACATGGTGAAAAAGATCGATCCAGTGCTGCGGAATGTGGTCAAACGGTGCGGGCAATCCGCCTTCATCAATATTATCGACCACGAACGGGTGGTCTGTCTGCACAAGATAGAATCGAACCGCGTCGTAAGGATTACCTCGATAATCGGCGAGGAACAGCTCTTTCATGCCGGGGCCAGCGCTAGGATGCTTCTGGCGTACGCTCCGGAGGCGCTTGTGAAAAAGGTGCTCTCTCAGAAGCTGGAGGCGTTCACGCCATTTACGGTGACGGACCCGGAGCTGCTGAGGGAAGACCTGAAACAGATAAGGGAAAAGGGATATTGCGAATCGGTCGAAGAGATGGACCCCGGCGTTGCCGCGATATCCGTTCACATCGACATGTGCGGGACGGACCTGATCATGGCGCTGACGGTCGCTGGGACGAGGTTCGACTATGAGAGAGACAGAGACATGTGGCTATCCGTATTGATCGAAGAAACTAAAAATCTGACGACGCCTCGGTAAAGTCGAGTCCGGCCGTCAAAGCCGGAGACGATTTTATTATGGAAAGATTGTTGGTCAAAAACGTGCAGATCCTCACGGAGGATGATTATTTTAAAGGCTAGGTGCTGGCGGGAGACGGCAGGATAACTGTGCTGGGGTCGGCGGAGGAATTTCCCGCGGCCGGGTGATCGACGCTGGAGGGCTGACGCTGCTTCTCGGCGGGCGTATCGCGAGACCTTTGTGACGGGCACGGCCTCCGCCGCGGGCGGCAAGCATATAGAGGAGATAGGCCGCGTTACCCCCATCGACCACGCCGCCTCGCGTCCCGCTGTCGCCGAAGCGCTGGCGGTGGACCGCCTCATCCGTCTCACCGAGACGATAGACTGTCCCCTCTATCTTGTCCATATATCGACGCCGGAGGTGGTTGAGGCCACCAAAGCCA is drawn from Cloacibacillus porcorum and contains these coding sequences:
- a CDS encoding Fur family transcriptional regulator: MDIEKILSGAGLRTTRQRRVILELLFRHGSPMSHSEILSMIDDHLDRVTLYRTLDTLKNSGIVHQVQGIDGVWRFCAHEQDLDGCPGDHPHFLCLSCGKMFCLPDQKMPRVTVPEGMQVEGKQLVVYGTCPDCAVQKSEEKEENK
- a CDS encoding IclR family transcriptional regulator, which encodes MSAATISNIKCMAKVFELFFRYRLELSLSETVVQCEASEAQIKPILEKLTKREWLLFSKTKKTYRYGMKLLPFTREEILKAELVRQFTPIMKQLSIACNQSTMLHFLEGIKSVCIQKIDSKNSIHIATRIGGESPLHAGSSSRVLLAYAPEAVRVSVMSSPLKRYTPFTITSPEELSKSLFEIRRTRCCSSIEEINPGAGSVSCAILDEGNNLLAALSIIGTRFACETEGALWKALLLEAVKKVKLA
- a CDS encoding XdhC family protein, which encodes MNIELLNKINEEVQAGKFGVLCTVTSESGSTPRSRGASMWVRPDGSIAGTIGGGLIEYEAIQEALQLMNSGEASRTWHKSLTERDGMACGGSADVYMETIGRCDELVIFGGGHVGRAVAELGAFAGFRVTVWDERPEFANDEHIPWARNIACPIDKIYENGITLHERSYVVIMTRGHALDAEAVTVTDKKPGAYYGMIGSRSKIATVRKMLLERGVSEEHLDRIYQPIGLPIKAETPNEIAVSAMAEIIAVKYGADIKRLRG
- a CDS encoding molybdopterin-binding protein, which codes for MKITTIPLEEAIGLPLAHDLTQIDAKNHKKSARFKKGQVITEADLETLRAMGRENLSIMEMSPGDVHEDDAARQLGEVLCGDNLRLTEPSEGRCNLVAESSGILWYLAETVNRVNQDPDWVLSALAPHRPVLAGQVVAGFRIRPLVMEDYRVERAVAAVRGSKPFTILPFMPLKVGLITTGKEIVDKKVEDAFRPKLLEKLSRLNGSLMGQRFCTDSLEQISEAIAAFLNEGADVVICTGGMSVDADDKTPGAIRSRCRKISFQGTPALPGAMLMLGWAASPEDGRDVAVIGAPACVAFDERTALDKLLPFVFAGIEPGDLVRRWGVGGLCEHCPTCHYPACSFAAGS
- a CDS encoding 2Fe-2S iron-sulfur cluster-binding protein; translated protein: MQCGYCTPGMLLSSKTLLDRNPHPTMDERRRPSQGTSAAARGMIKYLKL
- a CDS encoding IclR family transcriptional regulator, whose amino-acid sequence is MRKFFDSIDTILTILEALENLEEAHSVRKIEELTGVPKSTVHRILQELTAIGWAYQDEEDKNYYIGLKFLSLANEWRVNLDMVKKIDPVLRNVVKRCGQSAFINIIDHERVVCLHKIESNRVVRITSIIGEEQLFHAGASARMLLAYAPEALVKKVLSQKLEAFTPFTVTDPELLREDLKQIREKGYCESVEEMDPGVAAISVHIDMCGTDLIMALTVAGTRFDYERDRDMWLSVLIEETKNLTTPR